A single genomic interval of Arachis duranensis cultivar V14167 chromosome 7, aradu.V14167.gnm2.J7QH, whole genome shotgun sequence harbors:
- the LOC107458107 gene encoding transcription factor RF2b (The sequence of the model RefSeq protein was modified relative to this genomic sequence to represent the inferred CDS: added 40 bases not found in genome assembly) codes for MQDPPPTPPPPNSASHLPPPAPSTAATSSASSLFVRSAANGHRRAHSEVSFRLPDDMMDLSPSDPFTGGSSTASLDEIGSEDDLFTTYIDVDKLGNGSGGSGNGSDPIGNGTESEKAVPRPRHRHSNSVDGSTTSFGEIMDAKKAMPPDKLAELWTIDPKRAKRILANRQSAARSKERKARYIQELERKVQTLQTEATTLSAQLTLYQRDTNGLSTENTELKLRLQAMEQQAQLRDALNEALKKEVERLKVATGEMMSPTESFNLGMHQMPFTGANFFPIPPQSGPSDHQNMQLPPFAHAPSGMPTHQLQQSSSHPLSEIMQNHMQGLDINSKGPTTVKSEGPSISASESSTTF; via the exons ATGCAAGATCCACCACCAACACCACCACCTCCAAACTCCGCTTCCCACTTACCTCCACCGGCCCCCTCCACCGCCGCAACTTCCTCAGCCTCCTCACTCTTCGTTCGCTCCGCCGCCAATGGCCACCGCCGAGCTCACTCCGAAGTCAGTTTCCGCTTACCTGACGACATGATGGACCTCTCGCCGTCGGATCCGTTCACCGGCGGCTCCTCCACGGCCAGCCTCGACGAGATCGGATCGGAGGATGACCTGTTCACGACGTACATTGACGTGGACAAG CGATTGGGAACGGTACAGAATCGGAGAAGGCGGTTCCGAGGCCGAGGCACAGGCACAGTAACTCTGTGGATGGTTCTACGACGTCGTTTGGGGAGATCATGGACGCTAAGAAAGCTATGCCTCCTGATAAGCTCGCTGAGCTTTGGACCATTGATCCCAAGCGTGCTAAGAG GATACTTGCAAATAGGCAATCTGCTGCTCGATCAAAAGAGAGAAAGGCTCGCTACATTCAAGAACTTGAGCGCAAAGTTCAGACTCTTCAAACTGAAGCCACAACCCTTTCTGCCCAGCTGACACTATACCAG AGGGACACAAATGGTCTGAGTACTGAAAACACAGAGCTTAAGCTCCGCCTGCAAGCCATGGAGCAACAAGCACAACTTCGTGATG CTTTAAATGAGGCACTGAAGAAAGAAGTCGAGAGGCTTAAGGTTGCCACTGGCGAAATGATGAGCCCCACCGAGTCTTTTAACCTTGGAATGCACCAGATGCCATTCACAGGAGCAAATTTCTTTCCGATCCCACCCCAATCAGGTCCTTCTGATCACCAGAACATGCAGTTGCCACCATTTGCTCACGCCCCATCTGGCATGCCAACGCATCAACTACAACAATCGAGTTCTCATCCACTCTCGGAAATAATGCAAAATCATATGCAGGGACTCGACATCAACAGCAAAGGACCAACTACGGTGAAGTCCGAAGGCCCATCAATTTCTGCAAGTGAGAGTAGCACTACATTCTGA